A part of Thermus sp. LT1-2-5 genomic DNA contains:
- the mreD gene encoding rod shape-determining protein MreD: MTALLALFLTLFLAGLLGAVWPQGLMAPDLFLVLALWYAWGRPYYLGLPAAFLLGLLQDLLGFGLLGLHATGLLFAAYAFYAASRRLVAGEALGALFAFLWAFLAKWFGYFLVAYWLRLELPPLLPLDLFLEGLVTLPLFLLALRLGGLGKAP, translated from the coding sequence ATGACGGCGCTTCTCGCCCTTTTTCTAACCCTCTTCCTGGCTGGGCTTTTGGGGGCAGTCTGGCCCCAGGGGCTCATGGCCCCGGACCTCTTCCTGGTCCTCGCCCTTTGGTACGCCTGGGGAAGGCCCTACTACCTGGGGCTTCCCGCCGCCTTCCTCCTGGGCCTCCTGCAGGACCTCCTGGGCTTCGGGCTCCTGGGCCTCCACGCCACGGGGCTCCTTTTCGCCGCCTACGCTTTTTATGCGGCAAGCCGCCGCCTGGTGGCGGGGGAAGCCCTGGGAGCGCTTTTCGCCTTCCTTTGGGCTTTTTTGGCCAAGTGGTTCGGCTACTTCCTGGTGGCCTACTGGCTCCGCCTGGAGCTTCCGCCCCTCTTGCCCTTGGACCTCTTTTTGGAGGGGCTTGTTACCCTTCCCCTCTTCCTCCTCGCCCTCCGCCTGGGCGGCTTGGGTAAGGCGCCATGA
- a CDS encoding Maf family protein, producing the protein MAGGRTPLVLASGSPRRKALLEALGYPLKVVVPGVAEEDLALPPPELALTLARRKGERVEGAWVLAADTVVDLEGKALGKPKDPEENRLFLRLLSGRTHRVHTAIYLRTPWDVVVEVHTAAVRFRALTEEEIAWYVQSGEGLDKAGGYGAQGLGMALLERVEGDFYTVVGLPVARVFALLWQRGFRP; encoded by the coding sequence TTGGCAGGCGGGCGAACCCCTTTAGTCCTGGCCTCGGGAAGCCCTAGGCGCAAGGCCCTCCTCGAGGCCCTGGGCTACCCCCTAAAGGTGGTGGTCCCCGGGGTGGCGGAGGAGGACCTGGCCCTTCCCCCGCCCGAGCTCGCCCTAACCCTCGCCCGCCGCAAGGGGGAAAGGGTGGAAGGGGCCTGGGTCCTGGCGGCGGACACCGTGGTGGACCTGGAGGGCAAGGCCTTGGGCAAGCCCAAGGACCCGGAGGAAAACCGCCTCTTCCTCCGGCTCCTTTCCGGCAGAACCCACCGGGTGCACACCGCCATCTACCTGCGCACGCCTTGGGACGTGGTGGTGGAGGTGCACACGGCTGCGGTGCGCTTCCGCGCCCTCACCGAAGAGGAGATCGCCTGGTACGTGCAAAGCGGCGAGGGCCTGGACAAGGCGGGGGGTTATGGGGCCCAGGGGCTCGGCATGGCCCTTTTGGAGCGGGTGGAAGGGGACTTCTACACGGTGGTGGGCCTGCCCGTGGCCCGGGTCTTCGCCCTCCTTTGGCAAAGGGGGTTCAGGCCGTGA
- the mreC gene encoding rod shape-determining protein MreC, which yields MSETALRRLLFLLLLALGLALAALTRPLAPRVALGLSPLTAPLPALGHRLGENLRANLAALMNRQDLYGENRALRAQVAALEAENKRLRLEVERLSRALKVRQEQAPGVVAVAPVVGEDLSGLYRRLVIGLGEQEGIRVGMPVTAPEGLVGLVVEVEAHRALVRTLLDPESQVGVRPEKALGRGVARGAPPDRLLAEFPPSVQVAPGELLLTGAPLGLFPAGIPVGRVERVERVQGGLKLRAWAKPLVELSLLEEVIVLRPL from the coding sequence GTGAGCGAGACCGCCCTGCGCCGCCTCCTCTTCCTCCTCCTCCTGGCCTTGGGGCTCGCCCTGGCCGCCCTTACCCGGCCCCTAGCCCCCCGGGTGGCCCTCGGCCTCTCCCCCCTCACCGCCCCCCTTCCTGCCCTGGGCCACCGCCTGGGGGAGAACCTAAGGGCAAACCTCGCCGCCCTGATGAACCGCCAGGACCTCTACGGGGAAAACCGGGCCCTGCGAGCCCAGGTGGCGGCGTTGGAGGCGGAGAACAAGCGGCTGCGCCTGGAGGTGGAGCGGCTTTCCCGGGCCCTCAAGGTGCGGCAGGAGCAGGCCCCGGGGGTGGTGGCCGTGGCCCCCGTGGTGGGGGAAGACCTTTCGGGGCTTTACCGCCGCCTGGTCATCGGCCTGGGGGAGCAGGAGGGGATCCGGGTGGGCATGCCCGTCACCGCCCCCGAGGGGCTCGTGGGCTTGGTGGTGGAGGTGGAGGCCCACCGGGCCCTGGTGCGCACCCTCCTGGACCCGGAAAGCCAGGTGGGGGTGCGCCCCGAGAAGGCCCTGGGCCGGGGCGTGGCCCGCGGCGCCCCCCCGGACCGGCTCCTGGCGGAGTTTCCCCCCTCGGTCCAGGTGGCCCCCGGGGAGCTCCTCCTCACCGGGGCCCCCCTGGGCCTCTTCCCTGCGGGCATCCCCGTGGGGAGGGTGGAGCGGGTGGAACGGGTGCAAGGGGGGCTGAAGCTTAGGGCTTGGGCCAAGCCCTTGGTGGAGCTTTCCCTCCTGGAGGAGGTCATCGTCCTGAGGCCCCTATGA